The Nitrospira tepida genome includes a window with the following:
- a CDS encoding ExbD/TolR family protein encodes MMESRHRRFMAEINVIPLVDVVLVLLVIFMITAPMLYRGIDIKLPSSASNTIKPEVRMVLTIEKDQKLYLDKDPISVAQLERRLRSAKEQNADVSVFLRADRDVPYGTVVQVMDGVKKAGIEKMGMVTEPTGSERVTEEPAKVGERKR; translated from the coding sequence ATGATGGAATCCCGCCATCGGCGTTTCATGGCCGAGATCAACGTCATCCCGCTCGTAGACGTCGTCCTGGTGCTGTTGGTCATTTTCATGATCACCGCGCCCATGCTCTACCGGGGGATCGACATCAAGCTGCCGTCCTCGGCCAGCAACACCATCAAACCGGAAGTGCGGATGGTGCTGACCATTGAAAAGGATCAGAAGCTGTACCTGGACAAGGACCCGATCAGCGTCGCGCAGCTTGAGCGGCGTCTCCGTTCGGCCAAGGAGCAGAATGCCGACGTATCGGTGTTTCTGCGGGCGGATCGGGACGTGCCGTACGGCACGGTCGTGCAGGTGATGGACGGGGTCAAGAAGGCCGGCATCGAAAAGATGGGCATGGTGACGGAACCAACGGGGAGCGAGCGGGTCACCGAGGAGCCAGCCAAGGTCGGAGAACGAAAGCGCTGA
- a CDS encoding penicillin-binding protein activator: MPSILLRPSRLLRTTVPDRLARTAGLILIAVFCLLVPIPLAAAPSPPGPTDGARTQLSRAAATMDKAKRLIESQRPDEALALLKPFVNLSPRPAQADQAYLLMAAAYRGMNQHAEAVAALNFFLSEFPTSPLLDRAKMLLATEHAALGHSDQALPLLAEIRSQTADVATKRDALLLTGDILAQKRDSHRAIQAWLEEMELAQPEQRSGTAARIQALIRDKLDRRALMQVRDTYPTSFPGDVALIRLIEWHTARGEDHLAERQLRLFLQRFPSHDYAAKAADLLNGLAAKLKSSQAVLVALLPLSGKLAPFGTEVLNGIQLALEKAKEVHGQTSVGLIVKDSAAPRGGLAQDLADTLEEYHPVAVIGPLLSKHLPVVAEVAARTDTPAITPSATAADVRRYGSWLFSTALTYSHQAKRLASYATEQLGYRRVSVLYPDTPYGRELAQLFSQELIQHGGEVIATESYKEGDTDFGQAIKRLKAQDLKKYGMTTPVVTSKGQKRDLYSPGFDAVFVPGRAMDITLLSPQLVFHDVKVPLLGTSSWNATPAPTVNEPALEGSVFVDGFFSESPDPAVQEFVDRYRQRFQASPTAFAAQAFDAAGVVLDALRKGATSGQAVREYLQTHPDLPTLGGPAHFDGSGTLVRRIFVIGIKGGRLVQIE, translated from the coding sequence ATGCCTTCCATCTTGCTCCGACCGTCCCGACTGCTCCGAACCACGGTTCCCGACCGGCTTGCCCGGACGGCCGGCCTGATTCTCATCGCCGTCTTCTGCCTGCTTGTCCCGATTCCGCTGGCGGCCGCCCCATCACCGCCCGGGCCGACCGATGGCGCACGGACCCAACTAAGCCGCGCCGCCGCGACGATGGACAAGGCCAAGCGGCTTATCGAATCCCAGCGGCCCGACGAAGCACTGGCGCTGCTCAAACCGTTCGTCAACCTCTCGCCCCGCCCGGCGCAGGCCGACCAAGCTTATCTGTTGATGGCCGCCGCCTACCGCGGAATGAACCAACATGCCGAGGCCGTCGCCGCGCTCAATTTTTTCCTGAGTGAGTTTCCGACTTCGCCGCTGCTGGACCGCGCGAAAATGCTCCTGGCCACGGAACACGCCGCGCTGGGACATTCGGACCAGGCCTTGCCGCTCCTTGCGGAAATTCGCAGCCAGACCGCCGATGTCGCCACCAAGCGGGACGCGTTGCTCTTGACCGGCGACATTCTGGCTCAAAAGCGCGATAGTCACCGCGCCATCCAAGCCTGGCTGGAGGAAATGGAACTGGCCCAACCCGAGCAACGCAGCGGCACGGCGGCCCGCATCCAGGCGCTCATCCGCGACAAGCTGGACCGACGGGCGCTCATGCAGGTCCGCGACACCTATCCCACGTCTTTTCCCGGCGATGTCGCCCTGATCCGGTTGATCGAATGGCATACGGCGCGCGGCGAGGACCATTTGGCCGAACGGCAACTGCGGTTGTTTCTTCAGCGATTCCCTTCGCATGATTACGCGGCGAAGGCGGCTGATTTGCTGAACGGCCTGGCCGCAAAACTCAAATCGAGCCAGGCCGTCCTCGTCGCGCTGCTGCCGCTCAGCGGCAAGCTGGCGCCGTTCGGGACGGAGGTGCTGAACGGCATTCAGCTCGCTCTGGAGAAGGCCAAGGAGGTGCACGGGCAAACGTCCGTGGGATTGATCGTCAAGGACTCCGCCGCGCCCCGCGGCGGGCTGGCCCAGGATCTCGCCGACACCCTGGAGGAGTATCATCCTGTTGCCGTGATCGGCCCCCTCCTGTCGAAGCATCTGCCCGTGGTCGCCGAGGTGGCCGCGCGCACGGACACGCCGGCGATCACGCCGTCGGCCACCGCGGCCGATGTCCGCCGCTACGGATCGTGGCTCTTCAGCACGGCCCTGACCTATTCTCATCAAGCCAAACGCCTCGCCTCCTACGCGACGGAACAGTTGGGATACCGGCGGGTGAGCGTGCTCTATCCCGACACACCCTACGGCCGGGAGTTGGCCCAGCTCTTCAGCCAAGAGCTGATCCAACACGGCGGCGAAGTCATTGCGACCGAAAGCTATAAGGAAGGCGATACCGACTTCGGCCAGGCGATCAAGCGGCTCAAGGCCCAGGATCTCAAGAAATACGGGATGACGACCCCGGTCGTCACCTCCAAGGGCCAGAAGCGCGATCTGTATTCGCCGGGATTCGACGCAGTCTTTGTCCCGGGCCGGGCGATGGATATCACGCTCCTTTCCCCTCAACTGGTCTTTCACGACGTCAAGGTTCCGCTGTTGGGCACGAGCAGTTGGAACGCGACGCCCGCGCCGACCGTCAATGAGCCGGCCTTGGAGGGATCGGTGTTTGTGGACGGATTCTTCAGCGAGAGCCCCGATCCGGCCGTGCAAGAATTCGTCGACCGGTACCGGCAACGATTTCAAGCTTCTCCCACAGCCTTTGCCGCGCAGGCATTCGACGCCGCGGGGGTCGTGCTCGATGCCCTCCGGAAGGGTGCAACCTCGGGTCAGGCCGTGAGAGAATATCTCCAAACGCACCCCGATCTGCCGACGCTCGGCGGGCCCGCGCATTTCGATGGGTCCGGCACGCTCGTCCGCCGGATCTTCGTCATCGGCATCAAGGGCGGACGCTTGGTGCAAATCGAGTAA
- the xerD gene encoding site-specific tyrosine recombinase XerD — protein sequence MRNPTRSIRAARNRRPVDASVAREDDAGQEDRTDHWTDRFVRYLRVESGLAANTAESYRLDLEKFFSYLRKREWSDPADVTPSVLAEFFAEVAKGGAAASSRARYLATLRGLYRFLRQEGFCRDDPTQHLSAPKTGVKLPRTLTKQEVAALLDGPVPGGPEAARDDAMIELLYASGLRVSELVALPLAGLNLQVGYVLVSGKGSKQRIVPIGETAHRKLAQYLSQARGLLLKRRTSPMLFVTRRGGPLTRQGFWKLLRRRARQAGITARLSPHVLRHSFATHLLDRGADLRSVQAMLGHASLATTQIYTHVERERLKQVHDRFFPRRRGSARRPHPVGGS from the coding sequence ATGAGGAATCCGACACGATCGATACGGGCGGCCCGGAACCGGCGTCCCGTCGATGCTTCTGTCGCACGCGAGGACGACGCGGGGCAGGAGGATCGAACCGATCACTGGACTGATCGGTTCGTGCGGTATCTGCGGGTGGAGAGCGGACTGGCCGCCAATACGGCGGAGTCCTACCGGTTGGATCTGGAGAAATTCTTCTCGTATCTTCGCAAACGAGAGTGGTCGGATCCTGCCGATGTCACGCCTTCCGTCTTGGCGGAATTTTTTGCCGAGGTCGCGAAGGGCGGCGCCGCCGCCTCTTCCCGCGCTCGGTATTTGGCCACGCTCCGCGGATTGTATCGGTTCCTGCGCCAAGAAGGTTTCTGTCGGGACGATCCCACCCAACATTTGAGCGCGCCGAAGACGGGCGTCAAACTCCCCCGTACCTTGACCAAACAGGAGGTGGCAGCCCTGCTCGACGGTCCTGTTCCCGGCGGTCCGGAAGCGGCGCGGGACGATGCGATGATCGAGCTGCTCTATGCATCCGGACTTCGGGTGTCGGAACTGGTGGCGCTGCCTCTTGCCGGGCTGAACCTCCAAGTCGGATATGTGCTTGTGTCGGGGAAAGGGAGCAAGCAGCGCATCGTGCCCATCGGCGAAACGGCTCACCGGAAGCTCGCTCAGTATCTTTCCCAGGCGCGGGGGCTGCTGCTAAAACGGCGTACTTCGCCGATGTTGTTCGTGACCCGCCGCGGCGGCCCCTTGACCAGGCAGGGATTCTGGAAATTGCTCCGACGCCGCGCCAGGCAAGCCGGCATCACGGCGCGCCTGTCTCCCCATGTGCTGCGACATTCCTTTGCCACGCATCTGTTGGATCGCGGCGCAGATCTGCGGTCGGTTCAGGCGATGCTGGGACATGCGAGTCTGGCGACGACTCAGATTTATACGCATGTGGAACGGGAACGGCTGAAACAGGTGCACGACCGGTTCTTCCCGCGACGCCGGGGATCGGCGCGGCGCCCGCATCCCGTTGGAGGATCGTGA
- a CDS encoding TonB family protein: protein MAARSQSSSQSLPFVLPLGGPKGKAEPVTGPLALSLLLHFALLLVFALMSFKTGERPLSSAVQVSLITLPPAPPAPKPTVQKSQPPVGQTPPKPVTQPQNKPELQPAPTLPPPPPAVQKTPGPIQKAPAPIQKAPPPVAVAPKLPAVSPVPPQPRLEPVAPPPAPPVSGPKRGAENPFRGALKDFDLPREVPKFGELSPDRPVAPAPQPIPDARPQRVPDRTRTDVTSLLSKLKVPETRELPAVPPPTVEDRPQPRERRASLSDEFQQELERELKKAKEQPLPKPQESPAFSTATVKTVDTRPRESVKHEEMESKPVPPAAMSKLASTRPEMTINVPGAGPGSNAYLARVQQLISQHWTAHEVEMAGKSLTVVIRFRLSRTGAVSGVVVEQSSGNVYYDLAGKRAVLNADPLPPFPKDLSSAYFDAHFSFVVGDSTG, encoded by the coding sequence ATGGCCGCGCGGTCTCAATCGTCGTCACAGTCCTTGCCGTTCGTCCTGCCCCTGGGCGGGCCTAAGGGGAAAGCCGAACCGGTCACCGGTCCGCTCGCCCTCTCGCTGCTGCTCCATTTCGCACTCCTGCTCGTCTTTGCCCTCATGTCGTTTAAGACCGGAGAACGGCCCCTGTCCTCTGCCGTCCAGGTATCGTTGATTACCTTGCCGCCGGCTCCGCCTGCACCCAAGCCAACCGTGCAGAAGAGTCAGCCGCCTGTGGGTCAAACCCCGCCCAAACCGGTGACGCAACCACAAAACAAGCCAGAGCTGCAGCCTGCGCCGACCTTGCCTCCGCCCCCGCCTGCAGTTCAAAAGACCCCGGGGCCGATCCAGAAGGCTCCCGCTCCGATCCAGAAGGCTCCGCCCCCGGTTGCCGTGGCGCCGAAATTGCCGGCTGTGTCGCCAGTTCCTCCGCAGCCCAGGTTGGAGCCCGTCGCGCCTCCGCCCGCTCCTCCGGTCTCCGGGCCGAAGCGCGGAGCGGAGAATCCGTTTCGCGGCGCATTGAAGGACTTCGATCTCCCTCGCGAAGTCCCGAAGTTCGGGGAGCTCAGCCCTGACCGGCCGGTGGCGCCCGCGCCGCAGCCGATCCCGGATGCCAGGCCCCAGCGGGTGCCTGACCGAACGCGGACGGACGTGACATCCCTGCTCAGCAAGCTGAAGGTGCCGGAGACCAGGGAATTGCCTGCCGTCCCGCCACCGACTGTCGAGGATCGCCCGCAGCCGCGTGAGCGGCGGGCATCCCTGTCCGACGAGTTTCAGCAGGAATTGGAGCGGGAACTCAAGAAAGCCAAGGAACAGCCACTGCCCAAGCCGCAGGAGAGTCCGGCCTTCAGCACCGCGACGGTCAAGACGGTTGACACGCGACCGCGCGAGAGCGTGAAGCATGAAGAGATGGAATCGAAGCCGGTTCCTCCCGCGGCAATGTCCAAGCTTGCGAGCACCCGTCCGGAAATGACGATCAACGTCCCCGGCGCTGGGCCCGGGTCGAACGCCTATCTCGCGAGAGTGCAACAATTGATCAGCCAGCATTGGACTGCTCATGAGGTCGAGATGGCGGGCAAGTCCCTGACCGTAGTTATTCGGTTTCGCTTGAGCCGCACCGGCGCCGTCAGCGGGGTGGTTGTCGAGCAGTCATCCGGAAACGTGTACTATGACCTGGCCGGGAAGCGGGCCGTGTTGAACGCGGACCCGCTGCCGCCTTTTCCCAAGGACCTGTCCAGCGCCTATTTCGACGCGCACTTCAGTTTCGTGGTCGGAGACTCTACGGGGTAA
- a CDS encoding MotA/TolQ/ExbB proton channel family protein: MNLQAGPLGLVSSLGLVSKIILLFLFGFSVLSWAIILYKLRVYRRSDAEDQRFLSSVAKLNDVEEMRRQARRAGDSPSAAVLLNVLDRLPELPEAGGNPHKDNPGPPDINQVDRHYLERSMAYIVQGQLAKMESYLPFLATTGNITPFIGLLGTVLGIIDSFREIGQQGTASIGAVAPGVAEALVATAMGLFTAIPAVVAYNYFLSRIRRMAFRLETFSVEVLNSLLQRTGARGAAS; the protein is encoded by the coding sequence ATGAACTTGCAAGCCGGTCCCCTCGGACTCGTTAGTTCACTCGGTCTTGTATCCAAAATCATTCTGCTCTTCTTGTTCGGGTTTTCCGTTTTGTCCTGGGCCATCATCCTCTATAAACTTCGGGTCTACCGTCGGAGCGATGCCGAGGATCAACGGTTCCTGTCGAGTGTTGCAAAACTGAACGATGTGGAGGAAATGCGACGGCAGGCGCGCCGGGCCGGGGACAGCCCGTCGGCGGCCGTGCTCCTGAACGTCCTGGATCGGCTGCCGGAACTGCCCGAAGCCGGCGGGAATCCGCACAAAGACAATCCTGGCCCACCGGACATCAATCAAGTTGACCGGCATTATCTTGAGCGTTCGATGGCATATATCGTGCAGGGACAATTGGCCAAGATGGAATCCTATCTGCCCTTTCTCGCGACCACGGGCAACATCACCCCCTTCATCGGGTTGCTGGGGACGGTGCTGGGGATCATCGATTCCTTTCGGGAAATCGGGCAACAGGGGACGGCCAGCATCGGGGCCGTGGCGCCAGGCGTGGCCGAGGCATTGGTGGCGACGGCCATGGGGTTGTTTACGGCTATTCCGGCGGTGGTCGCCTACAATTATTTCCTCTCGCGCATTCGACGGATGGCGTTCCGTCTGGAGACCTTCAGCGTGGAGGTGTTGAACTCGTTGCTGCAACGCACGGGAGCCAGGGGGGCGGCCTCGTGA